A window of Novosphingobium terrae contains these coding sequences:
- a CDS encoding acyl-CoA dehydrogenase family protein, which produces MSKTHAVQSFRPDFVAVARSLRPLLAEHAAQAERDRRVPDVVIDAIDAAGLFQMVKPLRSGGGGCTQIEMLEVLAELAKGCMSTAWVVGLLCGVTGLAGCMAPAIRDAIFLNGDERVFGVTSPTGVATRVAGGYTVTGSWGYASGCLHADWAVLAVRLADAGDGPESVAFAFLPVSAPGVTIKDTWHVAGVAGSGSNTVMLNETFIPEHMVVNPALRNAWLTEAMMEPRDRWVDEVSVPLGVIGPSIGAVEAMLEIVTTGINKKTVTHWKYPVQSDSQVLLEQLGLARMEVESAWLHLGRAAATSDVIAQQRPVTGDEKAQGQADCGYATQLIRSAADRLLNIAGSSAFATANPLQRFWRDLSVGTRHAFINAHASLELYGRISAGKPSNNIQFDYQ; this is translated from the coding sequence ATGAGTAAGACCCACGCAGTGCAAAGTTTCCGTCCGGACTTTGTTGCCGTGGCGCGTTCGCTAAGGCCTTTGCTCGCGGAGCATGCCGCGCAGGCTGAACGCGACAGGCGGGTGCCCGATGTGGTGATCGATGCCATCGATGCGGCGGGCCTCTTCCAGATGGTGAAGCCGCTGCGTTCGGGCGGCGGTGGCTGCACCCAGATCGAGATGCTCGAAGTGCTGGCGGAGCTGGCCAAGGGCTGCATGTCCACCGCCTGGGTTGTCGGCTTGCTGTGCGGCGTGACGGGGCTCGCCGGCTGCATGGCGCCTGCCATTCGCGATGCGATCTTCCTCAACGGCGATGAGCGCGTCTTCGGCGTCACCAGCCCCACTGGCGTGGCGACGCGCGTGGCCGGCGGGTACACTGTAACGGGCAGCTGGGGCTATGCCTCGGGCTGTCTGCATGCCGATTGGGCGGTTCTGGCGGTGCGCCTGGCCGATGCCGGTGACGGCCCCGAAAGCGTGGCCTTCGCCTTCCTGCCGGTCAGCGCGCCGGGGGTGACGATCAAGGACACCTGGCATGTGGCCGGTGTGGCCGGATCGGGCAGCAACACGGTCATGCTGAACGAGACCTTCATTCCCGAGCATATGGTGGTCAACCCCGCCCTGCGCAACGCCTGGCTGACCGAGGCCATGATGGAGCCGCGTGACCGCTGGGTGGATGAGGTTTCGGTGCCGCTGGGCGTGATCGGGCCGTCGATCGGTGCGGTGGAGGCGATGCTGGAGATCGTTACCACCGGGATCAACAAGAAGACCGTCACCCACTGGAAATATCCCGTGCAGAGCGACTCTCAGGTGCTGCTCGAACAGCTGGGGCTGGCGCGCATGGAGGTGGAATCGGCCTGGCTCCATCTGGGCCGCGCGGCGGCGACCAGCGATGTCATCGCCCAGCAGCGCCCGGTGACCGGCGATGAAAAGGCGCAGGGGCAGGCCGATTGCGGCTATGCCACGCAGTTGATCCGCTCGGCTGCTGATCGTTTGCTGAACATTGCCGGATCTTCGGCTTTTGCCACGGCCAATCCGCTCCAGCGCTTCTGGCGGGATCTGAGTGTCGGCACACGCCACGCCTTTATCAATGCCCATGCCTCGCTGGAGCTTTACGGTCGTATCTCAGCCGGAAAGCCGTCCAACAACATCCAGTTCGATTATCAATAA
- a CDS encoding alpha/beta fold hydrolase: MPRWSFTVVSQPESRPTTSSSIINKDRIMTATALHPKDNYRSIWMYLYNVPHEVKFIDAGGINTRYFVAGDKDAPPLVMLHGTASSFETFCANIPSHAKHFRIYAVDLVGNGFSDKPDVLYKAPVYVKHVKDFMAAIGLTRASFMGVSLGSFVAAKLALDSPAMVDKIVMASPFGRTLPEPTGEPTKLDDMRAARQRIVEDPSWDSIKSAFVPLIADEENRIDDLVAIRQAMYSLPGMVKTMANIWDTYEARVFNENALDEASLRAIQSETLIISCSDSEDEFLVNSKLYEDYIPNSVLVDIKKSSHWPHWEQPDEFNAVSLKFLTAGM; encoded by the coding sequence ATGCCTCGCTGGAGCTTTACGGTCGTATCTCAGCCGGAAAGCCGTCCAACAACATCCAGTTCGATTATCAATAAGGATCGCATCATGACCGCGACTGCACTTCATCCCAAGGACAATTACCGCAGCATCTGGATGTATCTGTACAACGTTCCGCATGAAGTGAAATTTATCGATGCCGGAGGGATCAACACCCGCTATTTCGTCGCGGGTGACAAGGATGCGCCGCCGCTGGTCATGCTTCACGGCACGGCGTCGAGCTTTGAAACTTTCTGCGCCAATATTCCTTCGCATGCCAAGCATTTCCGCATCTATGCGGTTGATCTGGTCGGCAACGGGTTCAGCGACAAACCCGATGTGCTCTACAAGGCGCCGGTGTATGTGAAGCATGTGAAAGACTTCATGGCGGCGATCGGCCTGACGCGTGCTTCGTTCATGGGGGTTTCGCTCGGCTCTTTCGTGGCGGCGAAGCTGGCGCTGGATTCCCCGGCCATGGTGGACAAGATCGTCATGGCCTCGCCCTTTGGCCGCACCTTGCCCGAGCCGACCGGCGAACCGACCAAGCTGGATGACATGCGCGCCGCGCGTCAGCGGATTGTCGAAGATCCCAGCTGGGATTCGATCAAATCCGCATTCGTGCCGCTGATCGCTGACGAGGAAAACCGCATCGACGATCTGGTCGCCATCCGTCAGGCCATGTATTCTTTGCCGGGCATGGTGAAGACCATGGCGAACATCTGGGATACCTATGAAGCTAGGGTGTTCAACGAAAATGCGCTTGACGAAGCATCGCTGCGCGCAATCCAGTCGGAAACGCTGATCATTTCGTGCAGTGACAGCGAGGATGAGTTCCTCGTCAATTCCAAACTGTACGAAGACTATATCCCTAACAGTGTTCTGGTCGACATCAAGAAGTCGTCGCACTGGCCGCATTGGGAGCAGCCGGACGAGTTCAACGCGGTCAGCCTCAAGTTCCTGACCGCAGGGATGTAA
- a CDS encoding VOC family protein — protein sequence MVERIKLAYVGATGDIDAWRKFGAEIHGLQIVPYDTGKGIKFRMDEKFWRIAVEPGAPGFSYLGLELETPESFEATVERVRAEGIEIAEDAALARQRHVKRAVRFTGPHGVVIELCYQLMDATEDFVSPTGARFLTGEHGMGHFAMRVPDLEKSKDFFVRVLGMRHTDSLYWRETDTRDDEPDRLGHFLRGSGRHHLLAMLGVPGAGGIHHISLEVDRLVTVGRAWDKVEAGAAPVLMTIGQHANDPCVSYYCVSPSGFAFEYGWENAIVDDESWTPTTWLGRDLWGHKDGGGTVESLYAAPKD from the coding sequence ATGGTCGAGAGAATTAAGCTGGCCTATGTGGGGGCGACGGGCGACATCGATGCCTGGCGCAAGTTCGGCGCGGAGATCCATGGCCTGCAGATCGTGCCCTATGACACGGGCAAGGGCATCAAGTTCCGCATGGATGAGAAGTTCTGGCGCATTGCCGTTGAGCCGGGCGCGCCGGGCTTCAGCTATCTGGGGCTGGAGCTGGAAACGCCGGAATCCTTCGAAGCCACCGTCGAGCGTGTGCGCGCGGAAGGCATCGAGATCGCCGAGGATGCCGCTCTGGCCCGCCAGCGCCATGTGAAGCGCGCCGTGCGTTTCACCGGACCGCATGGTGTGGTGATCGAGCTGTGCTATCAGCTGATGGACGCCACCGAGGATTTCGTCTCCCCCACCGGCGCGCGCTTCCTGACGGGTGAGCATGGCATGGGCCATTTCGCCATGCGTGTGCCCGATCTGGAGAAGAGCAAGGACTTCTTTGTGCGGGTGCTGGGCATGCGGCACACGGATTCACTCTATTGGCGCGAAACCGACACGCGCGATGATGAGCCTGATCGGCTCGGCCATTTCCTGCGTGGCAGCGGGCGGCATCATCTGCTGGCGATGTTGGGTGTGCCCGGTGCTGGCGGCATTCACCATATCTCGCTGGAGGTCGACCGTCTGGTCACCGTGGGCCGCGCGTGGGACAAGGTGGAGGCCGGGGCCGCGCCCGTGCTGATGACCATCGGCCAGCATGCCAATGATCCCTGCGTTTCCTATTACTGTGTCTCGCCCTCGGGCTTTGCCTTTGAATATGGCTGGGAAAACGCCATCGTCGATGACGAGAGCTGGACCCCCACCACATGGCTGGGCCGCGATCTGTGGGGCCATAAGGACGGCGGCGGTACGGTCGAGTCCCTCTATGCGGCGCCCAAGGACTGA
- a CDS encoding fumarylacetoacetate hydrolase family protein produces the protein MKLSRIALDGKPGVAISSDQGVRVLAGADLDTAVAGGEAALRELHATVERDGVSVSEGDLRFLPLLDRSRKIICLGLNFFDHASETGNAKPAFPVIFGRFASSLIGHEAAMIRPNLSDKLDFEGEMAAIIGTAGKDIPVDKALDHVIGYSVFNDGSLRDYQMMTPQWMPGKNFDATGAFGPWLVSADELPAGGAGLMLETRLNGEVVQRASTSDMIFDVANTIALLSTFLTLEPGDVLVMGTPSGVGAARKPPLFMKPGDVVEVEIERIGLLRNPIVAE, from the coding sequence ATGAAACTTTCCAGAATTGCGCTGGACGGCAAGCCGGGCGTGGCCATTTCCTCGGATCAGGGCGTGCGCGTGCTGGCCGGGGCCGATCTCGACACGGCCGTAGCGGGTGGTGAGGCTGCGCTGCGCGAGCTTCATGCCACAGTGGAGCGTGACGGCGTGTCGGTATCGGAAGGCGATCTGCGCTTTCTTCCGCTGCTGGACCGCTCGCGCAAGATCATCTGTCTGGGGCTGAACTTCTTCGATCATGCCTCGGAAACGGGCAATGCCAAGCCCGCTTTCCCGGTGATCTTCGGCCGTTTCGCCTCCAGCCTGATTGGCCATGAGGCGGCGATGATCCGCCCCAATCTTTCCGACAAGCTGGATTTCGAGGGCGAGATGGCCGCGATCATCGGCACGGCGGGCAAGGACATTCCGGTCGATAAGGCGCTGGATCATGTGATCGGCTATTCGGTGTTCAATGACGGGTCGCTGCGCGATTACCAGATGATGACGCCGCAATGGATGCCGGGCAAGAATTTCGATGCCACCGGCGCTTTCGGCCCATGGCTGGTCAGCGCGGATGAGCTGCCTGCGGGCGGTGCCGGTCTGATGCTGGAAACGCGCCTCAACGGCGAGGTTGTCCAGCGTGCCTCCACCAGCGACATGATCTTCGATGTGGCCAACACCATTGCGCTGCTCTCCACCTTCCTGACCCTGGAGCCGGGCGATGTGCTGGTGATGGGCACACCCTCCGGCGTGGGCGCCGCGCGCAAGCCGCCTCTGTTCATGAAGCCGGGCGATGTCGTTGAGGTGGAAATCGAGCGCATCGGCCTGCTGCGTAACCCGATCGTGGCGGAATAG
- a CDS encoding amidohydrolase family protein has protein sequence MGDTAKRRPGIDYPRIATEEAFLTPELRELYWHFCKNLAETPDTAIAMRPQSAPGSPLAARLLDFDEQRLQDMDANGVAVQILSLTCPGVQIFQPDVASELTRLANDQLADVIARHPTRFRGLAAVAPQAAKDAPAEMERAINKLGLNGFIINSHTNDEYLDDRKYWPVLEAAQALDRPIYIHPRGASKQLAGAYDFGNLLGPLWGFNAEVSTHVVRMIYAGVFDQFPDLKIVIGHMGETIPFYLWRCDFGWELGHKLPEGKFSKAFRRNVAITTSGAADFGTDHAPAEPALRCSIETMGADNIMWAVDYPYQATAPAVTFLDKANISEEDREKIYWRNAARIFRLNLDNVPGTTDHQTTTA, from the coding sequence ATGGGTGATACCGCCAAGCGCCGTCCGGGGATCGATTATCCCCGCATCGCCACCGAGGAAGCCTTCCTGACGCCTGAATTGCGCGAACTGTACTGGCATTTCTGCAAGAATCTGGCGGAAACCCCCGACACGGCGATTGCCATGCGCCCGCAAAGCGCACCGGGCAGCCCGCTTGCGGCCAGATTGCTCGATTTCGATGAGCAGCGCCTGCAGGATATGGATGCCAATGGTGTAGCCGTGCAGATCCTGTCGCTGACCTGCCCGGGCGTGCAGATCTTCCAGCCTGACGTGGCGAGCGAACTCACACGGCTTGCCAATGATCAGCTCGCCGATGTGATCGCCCGCCATCCCACGCGTTTTCGCGGGCTGGCCGCCGTCGCGCCGCAAGCCGCCAAGGATGCCCCCGCCGAAATGGAGCGGGCCATCAACAAGCTCGGCCTCAACGGTTTCATCATCAATTCGCATACCAATGACGAATATCTGGATGACCGGAAATATTGGCCGGTGCTCGAAGCGGCGCAGGCGCTTGACCGGCCCATCTACATCCACCCGCGCGGTGCCTCCAAGCAGCTGGCGGGGGCCTATGATTTCGGCAATCTGCTCGGGCCGCTCTGGGGTTTCAATGCCGAGGTCAGCACGCATGTTGTGCGCATGATCTATGCCGGAGTGTTCGATCAGTTTCCGGACCTCAAGATCGTCATCGGCCATATGGGGGAGACCATCCCCTTCTACCTGTGGCGCTGCGACTTCGGTTGGGAGCTGGGGCACAAGCTGCCGGAGGGCAAGTTCAGCAAGGCCTTCCGCCGCAATGTGGCGATCACCACCAGCGGCGCGGCGGATTTCGGCACCGATCACGCCCCGGCAGAACCTGCGCTGCGCTGTTCGATCGAAACGATGGGCGCCGACAACATCATGTGGGCGGTCGATTACCCTTATCAGGCGACGGCGCCGGCTGTGACCTTCCTCGACAAGGCGAACATCTCCGAGGAGGATCGCGAGAAAATCTACTGGCGCAATGCCGCGCGCATCTTCCGCCTGAACCTCGACAATGTGCCGGGCACCACGGATCACCAGACGACCACCGCCTGA
- a CDS encoding NAD(P)-dependent alcohol dehydrogenase, producing MTSASPRDIVAAVVRQAGGPFLLEPALLRGPKPDEVVVQLVATGLCHADILARDQHYPAPSVPLVLGHEGAGIVVEKGSAVDHLQVGDHVVLSFAYCGACGACESGGRGYCDHFTELNFGGSDEHGHTAITDPAGNPLHDHFFGQSSFATYAVVNQRYAVSVSKSVPLNILGPLGCGVQTGAGSVLRSLDMAPGSSFAVFGAGAVGLSALLASQLRDPRATIVVDIVPERLELARELGATHVIDGRSANLLEALRDLSGGGVDVALDTTGNSQVIEQGMQALGKRGSIGLVAGVPGGRASFEILPFFLRGCTIRGIIEGDSIAESFIPELLEHYEAGRFPFDKLLSFYPFEGINQAVEDALSGKAIKPVLTIG from the coding sequence ATGACCAGCGCATCCCCCCGTGACATCGTTGCCGCCGTTGTGCGCCAGGCGGGCGGCCCCTTTCTGCTGGAACCGGCTTTGCTGCGCGGGCCCAAGCCCGATGAGGTGGTCGTTCAACTGGTGGCGACGGGTCTGTGCCATGCCGATATTCTGGCGCGTGATCAGCATTATCCTGCGCCCTCGGTGCCGCTGGTGCTGGGGCACGAAGGGGCGGGCATCGTGGTGGAGAAGGGCAGCGCCGTCGATCATCTGCAGGTCGGCGATCATGTGGTGCTCAGCTTTGCCTATTGCGGTGCCTGCGGCGCCTGCGAGAGCGGCGGGCGCGGCTATTGCGACCATTTCACCGAGCTGAACTTCGGCGGTTCAGACGAACATGGCCATACGGCGATCACCGATCCTGCCGGAAACCCGTTGCATGATCACTTCTTCGGGCAGTCCTCCTTCGCCACTTATGCGGTGGTCAATCAGCGCTATGCGGTCAGCGTGTCCAAAAGCGTGCCGCTGAACATTCTGGGGCCTTTGGGCTGCGGGGTGCAGACGGGGGCCGGATCGGTGCTGCGCTCGCTGGATATGGCGCCGGGCAGCAGCTTTGCGGTGTTCGGCGCGGGGGCGGTGGGCCTCAGCGCCCTGCTCGCTTCGCAATTGCGCGACCCCAGAGCAACCATTGTGGTCGATATCGTGCCCGAACGGCTGGAATTGGCCAGGGAATTGGGCGCGACCCATGTGATCGATGGCCGCTCGGCCAATCTGCTGGAGGCTTTGCGCGATCTGTCGGGCGGCGGGGTGGATGTCGCGCTGGACACCACGGGCAATTCGCAGGTGATCGAACAGGGCATGCAGGCTTTGGGCAAGCGCGGTTCGATCGGGCTGGTGGCGGGCGTGCCGGGCGGCAGGGCCAGTTTCGAAATCCTTCCGTTTTTCCTGCGCGGCTGCACCATCCGGGGCATCATCGAGGGCGACAGCATCGCCGAAAGCTTTATCCCTGAACTGCTGGAGCATTATGAAGCGGGGCGTTTCCCCTTCGACAAGCTGCTGAGCTTCTATCCCTTCGAGGGCATCAACCAGGCCGTCGAGGATGCGCTGAGCGGCAAGGCGATCAAGCCGGTGCTGACCATCGGCTGA
- a CDS encoding NmrA family NAD(P)-binding protein, whose protein sequence is MLLVTAANGNQGKLLVPKLLAAGAALRCVVRSEESAASLRALGVQEVLIGELFEPSMMARALDGIQGVYYLNPTGHRQERELGIAMVDAAVAAGVGHFVFSSVLHAISTGLFQHQFKRDVEERLVASGLNYTILQPANYMTAFELLPAFRDGVHKQAWSLDRRMSMVDLDDVTDVSVDVLINGGDHFGATYELCSAGWLTAQDVADAVAKVTGKPVAVEEITPDNWAKMWFGDVDLNSIPEEARIVRQICKFYSEHDHVGSVNVLRWLLKREPSTIEDFARKHYAAFLAGKKLERAA, encoded by the coding sequence ATGTTGCTCGTCACCGCTGCCAATGGCAATCAAGGCAAACTGCTCGTCCCCAAACTGCTGGCCGCCGGCGCAGCATTGCGCTGCGTGGTGCGTTCCGAGGAATCGGCGGCAAGCCTGCGCGCCTTGGGCGTGCAGGAGGTGCTGATCGGCGAATTGTTCGAACCCTCCATGATGGCCCGGGCGCTCGACGGTATTCAGGGCGTCTATTACCTCAACCCCACCGGCCATCGGCAGGAGCGTGAGCTGGGCATCGCCATGGTCGATGCCGCCGTGGCGGCGGGCGTCGGCCATTTCGTCTTCAGCTCGGTGCTGCATGCCATTTCCACCGGCCTGTTCCAGCATCAGTTCAAGCGCGATGTGGAGGAGCGGCTGGTCGCCTCGGGCCTGAACTACACCATCCTGCAACCGGCCAATTACATGACCGCCTTCGAGCTGCTGCCCGCCTTCCGCGATGGTGTGCATAAGCAGGCCTGGTCGCTCGACCGGCGGATGTCGATGGTCGATCTTGACGATGTGACCGATGTCTCGGTCGATGTGCTGATCAACGGCGGCGATCATTTCGGCGCCACCTATGAGCTGTGCAGCGCCGGCTGGCTCACCGCGCAGGATGTGGCCGATGCCGTCGCCAAAGTGACGGGCAAGCCGGTGGCTGTCGAGGAGATCACCCCGGACAATTGGGCGAAAATGTGGTTCGGTGATGTCGATCTGAATTCCATCCCCGAGGAAGCCCGGATCGTGCGCCAGATCTGCAAATTCTACAGCGAGCATGATCATGTCGGCAGCGTCAATGTGCTGCGCTGGCTGCTGAAGCGCGAGCCCAGCACCATCGAGGATTTCGCGCGCAAGCATTACGCCGCCTTCCTGGCCGGCAAGAAGCTGGAGCGCGCGGCATAA
- a CDS encoding DUF2721 domain-containing protein codes for MPATPPLAVDAAAHIVQLALTPIFLLTGIASLLNVFSTRLGRISDQVDKLDAEEKRSPRRLARLRLRSRTLDFAVLLAAIAGALTCAAAMTLFVGEIKSAGAGRLLFTLFGGALACSIAALAAFSIEMILAGRGTRERAEEDEETPPQ; via the coding sequence ATGCCCGCGACGCCGCCGCTGGCTGTCGATGCCGCAGCTCATATCGTTCAACTGGCGTTGACGCCGATCTTCCTGCTCACCGGCATTGCCTCTTTGCTGAACGTGTTTTCCACGCGCCTTGGCCGGATTTCCGATCAGGTCGACAAGCTGGACGCTGAAGAAAAGCGCAGCCCGCGCCGGCTGGCGCGTCTACGGCTGCGCTCCCGCACGCTGGATTTCGCGGTTCTGCTGGCCGCCATCGCGGGCGCTCTGACCTGCGCTGCGGCGATGACGCTGTTTGTCGGCGAGATCAAATCGGCCGGTGCGGGGCGCCTGCTGTTCACCCTTTTCGGTGGAGCGCTGGCCTGCTCGATCGCGGCTTTGGCGGCCTTCAGCATCGAAATGATCCTGGCCGGACGCGGGACGCGGGAACGCGCCGAGGAGGATGAGGAAACCCCTCCGCAATAG
- a CDS encoding FMN-binding glutamate synthase family protein, protein MITRYFVLQLIGVLTVACLGLAFLLNPWWALPLAVLVPLLLVGIHDLMQPTHAILRNYPVIGHMRFILESIRPELRQYMIEDERDPVPFSREHRALVYRRAKNVHDAQPFGTVKDVNAVGYGWISHSMKPKDLESHDFRVTIGGPDCRQPYDASVLNISGTSFGALSANAIMALNLGAKMGGFAHNTGEGSISKHHRKHGGDVIWQIATGYFGCRTADGRFDPEAFRRQALDPQVRMIELKLSQGAKPGHGGVLPQAKITAEIAETRGIPMDRDCVSPAAHSAFGTPLEFIRFIAHLRELSDGKPIGFKMAVGHRYEFLAIIKAMLETGITPDFIVIDGGEGGTGAAPAEFSNHIGLPLNEGLCFVHNALVGAGLRNRIRLGCSGKLVTAFDFCRVFAIGADYALCARSFMFAVGCIQSRSCHTNHCPTGVATQDALRQRALVVEDKAPRVANFHRNTVRALGEMLGSVGLTHPHDLKPWHLHIRHQSGALLRGDAFYPRVEHGALLRGEMHDELGDEWRRARADSFDPLGEPEGGPTFGPGATTGQSDDIAAGLAHA, encoded by the coding sequence ATGATCACACGCTACTTCGTGCTTCAGCTCATTGGCGTGCTGACCGTCGCCTGTCTGGGGCTGGCTTTCCTCCTCAACCCATGGTGGGCGCTGCCGCTGGCAGTGCTGGTGCCGCTGCTGCTGGTGGGCATCCACGATCTGATGCAGCCCACCCATGCCATCCTGCGCAACTATCCCGTCATCGGCCATATGCGCTTCATTCTGGAATCGATCCGCCCCGAACTGCGCCAATATATGATCGAGGATGAGCGCGATCCGGTGCCTTTCAGCCGCGAGCATCGCGCGCTGGTCTATCGCCGCGCCAAGAATGTGCATGATGCCCAGCCCTTCGGCACGGTGAAGGATGTCAATGCCGTGGGCTATGGCTGGATCTCGCATTCGATGAAGCCCAAGGATCTGGAAAGTCACGATTTCCGCGTAACCATCGGCGGGCCGGACTGTCGCCAGCCCTATGATGCCTCGGTGCTCAACATTTCTGGGACCAGCTTCGGCGCGCTGAGCGCCAATGCCATCATGGCGCTCAATCTGGGCGCGAAGATGGGCGGCTTTGCCCATAACACCGGCGAGGGATCGATCAGCAAGCATCACCGCAAGCATGGCGGCGATGTGATCTGGCAGATCGCCACCGGCTATTTCGGCTGCCGCACCGCCGATGGCCGCTTCGACCCCGAGGCGTTCCGCCGTCAGGCACTCGACCCGCAGGTGCGGATGATCGAGCTAAAGCTGAGCCAGGGCGCCAAGCCGGGCCATGGCGGCGTGCTGCCTCAGGCCAAGATCACTGCCGAAATCGCCGAAACGCGCGGCATTCCGATGGATCGCGACTGCGTCTCGCCCGCCGCGCACAGCGCCTTTGGCACGCCGCTGGAATTCATCCGCTTTATCGCCCATCTGCGTGAGCTGTCGGATGGCAAGCCCATCGGCTTCAAGATGGCTGTGGGCCATCGTTATGAATTTCTGGCGATCATCAAGGCGATGCTGGAAACCGGCATCACCCCCGATTTCATCGTCATCGATGGTGGCGAAGGCGGCACGGGTGCCGCGCCCGCCGAATTCAGCAACCATATCGGCCTGCCACTCAATGAGGGCCTGTGCTTCGTGCACAATGCGCTGGTCGGCGCGGGGCTGCGCAACCGCATCCGTCTGGGCTGCAGCGGCAAGCTGGTGACGGCCTTCGACTTCTGCCGGGTGTTCGCCATCGGCGCGGATTATGCGCTTTGCGCGCGCAGCTTCATGTTCGCGGTGGGCTGCATCCAGTCACGCAGCTGCCACACCAACCATTGCCCCACCGGCGTCGCCACGCAGGACGCGCTCCGCCAGCGCGCGCTTGTGGTGGAGGACAAGGCGCCGCGCGTTGCCAATTTCCACCGCAACACGGTGCGCGCGCTGGGCGAGATGCTGGGTTCGGTGGGCCTCACCCATCCGCATGATCTGAAACCCTGGCACCTGCATATCCGCCATCAGAGCGGCGCCCTGCTGCGCGGCGATGCCTTCTATCCCCGCGTCGAACACGGCGCGCTGCTGCGCGGCGAGATGCATGACGAACTGGGCGACGAATGGCGCCGTGCCCGGGCCGACAGCTTCGATCCGCTCGGCGAGCCCGAGGGCGGCCCGACCTTCGGCCCCGGGGCGACGACGGGCCAATCGGATGATATCGCGGCGGGGCTGGCGCATGCCTGA
- a CDS encoding RNA polymerase sigma factor: protein MPTNAIALTRLLLSERLSLLRLALRIVGTKPAAEDVTQSLWLRLQHIEDDPPIANKRAYLYRLAANLATDHLRASRRHDALFDAAAEPVDVSSQAPSAERSLLDRERLARFEAALEELPLRCRQVFVLRRIDGLPPAEVAERLGITVNAVAKHVRIALRHCHARMKDDAEA, encoded by the coding sequence ATGCCCACCAATGCGATCGCCCTGACGCGCCTCTTGCTGAGTGAACGCCTGTCGCTGTTGCGGCTGGCGCTGCGCATCGTGGGGACGAAACCGGCGGCCGAGGATGTCACCCAATCCCTGTGGCTGCGGCTTCAGCATATTGAGGATGACCCGCCGATCGCCAACAAGCGGGCCTATCTTTACCGGCTCGCTGCCAATCTCGCCACGGATCATCTGCGGGCCAGTCGGCGCCATGATGCGCTGTTCGATGCCGCTGCAGAGCCTGTCGATGTCTCCTCGCAGGCGCCATCGGCGGAGCGCAGCCTGCTCGACCGTGAGCGTCTGGCCCGCTTCGAGGCGGCGCTGGAGGAGTTGCCGCTGCGCTGTCGGCAGGTCTTTGTGCTGCGCCGCATCGACGGCCTGCCGCCCGCCGAGGTTGCGGAGCGGCTGGGCATTACGGTCAATGCCGTGGCCAAGCATGTCCGCATCGCGCTGCGCCATTGCCACGCCAGGATGAAAGACGACGCCGAGGCATGA
- a CDS encoding FecR family protein, which produces MPDKVPIPQDIADEAAHWFAERDSGLLTDEAALADWLAADPRHAQAFAEMEGLWGDLGGITVPATLRASLPVQRTPSHANDNPRRWRLAAVAASIALVAFGAAQDWPMRLRADAVTAIGERRSMALPDGSQVVLNTHSAVAFAYRADRRVVRLLRGEAAFTVAPDARRPFTVEANGGSTTALGTRFVIREDGAQTRVSVTQHRVKVAYAASGSAPVMLSEGRSLTYGPGRRWGVQQAINSGDADAWTQGQIVFENQPLAEVVAELGRYRPGYIRVIGGDLGQRRVSGVFSIDDPVGAVARLQHSLGLRSMQITSRFILIFA; this is translated from the coding sequence GTGCCCGATAAGGTGCCGATCCCGCAGGACATCGCCGATGAGGCCGCCCACTGGTTCGCCGAGCGTGACAGCGGCCTGCTGACGGATGAGGCTGCTCTGGCTGATTGGCTTGCCGCCGATCCACGCCATGCCCAGGCCTTCGCCGAGATGGAGGGGCTATGGGGCGATCTTGGCGGTATCACAGTGCCTGCAACGCTGCGCGCCTCGCTGCCGGTGCAGCGCACGCCATCGCACGCCAATGACAATCCCCGCCGATGGCGTCTGGCCGCCGTGGCTGCCAGCATCGCGCTTGTCGCTTTCGGGGCCGCGCAGGACTGGCCGATGCGGCTGCGCGCCGATGCCGTCACCGCCATCGGTGAGCGGCGCAGCATGGCCTTGCCCGATGGCTCGCAGGTGGTTCTCAACACGCATAGCGCGGTGGCCTTCGCCTATCGCGCTGACCGGCGCGTGGTGCGGTTGCTGCGCGGCGAGGCGGCGTTCACCGTGGCGCCCGATGCGCGGCGCCCCTTTACCGTCGAGGCCAATGGCGGCAGCACCACGGCGCTGGGCACCCGCTTCGTGATCCGCGAGGATGGCGCGCAAACGCGGGTGTCGGTCACGCAGCACAGGGTGAAAGTGGCCTATGCCGCCAGCGGATCGGCGCCGGTGATGCTGTCGGAGGGGCGCAGCCTTACCTATGGGCCCGGTCGGCGATGGGGCGTGCAGCAGGCGATCAACAGCGGTGACGCTGACGCCTGGACTCAGGGCCAGATCGTTTTCGAGAACCAGCCCCTGGCCGAGGTGGTGGCCGAATTGGGGCGCTATCGCCCCGGCTATATCCGTGTCATCGGCGGCGATCTGGGTCAGCGGCGGGTCAGCGGCGTGTTCAGCATCGATGATCCTGTGGGGGCGGTGGCCCGGTTGCAGCACTCTCTGGGGCTGCGTTCCATGCAGATCACCTCGCGCTTTATCCTGATTTTTGCCTGA